The Caldivirga sp. genome contains the following window.
GGGCCCTTGTAGTAGTCTCAGAGGGTATTAAGGAGTACGGTGGCCCAAGGGATGAATTCGGCCACGCTAGACTTGGGGGTGTTGGTAATGAATTAGCTGATTACATTGAGAAGGTGACTGGAATAGAGACTAGGGCCGTTATACCAGGGCACATAATAAGGGGTGTACCGCCATCAGCGTTTGATAGGACTCTAGCAATAAGGTACGCTACGGCGGCATATGAGGCTATTGAGAACGATAAGTTCGGCGTAATGATGGCGTATAGTAATGGTGAGTTAACCCATATACCCATTGTTGAGGTTGTGGGTAAGAATAAGCTAGTGAGTGGGTACTGGTTAAGACTATACGAGACCTATTGGGGAGATCTAAACTAAGTAACTAATTAATGCATTATTCCGGGTTAAATATCATCTATTAACTTAACTCTAATTAGTATTAAATTACTTTTAAGAACAATGTCGTACTAGCCTCATCAGTCTCATACCGAATTATTCGTCGAGACTTCTAAAATTTGTGTGAAACAGGACAACCTACACTTGGGGTTATGGACATAGCTGTTGTTAGAAATGCTTTTGGTAGACAAAGGGATTCCTTTGAATTGGACCTTAACCTAGAGGACCTCGGCTCACTAAGGGCTGTCTTCATAAGGGCTCCTGCTATTACTAAGACCTGGGGGTAACACTAAGATCCTTGCTAGGCTTAAGCATCCTAGAGTTAGTTATGTTATCGTCGCTGCAGTGGAAGACAACATGATAGCCACGTCATTTCACCCAGAATTAGCGACAACTAAGGTGCATAAGCATCTACTTGAACTCACCAAGGGTAAAGTTTAAGCTGGTGAATACTTGGATTTTATAATTGAAAATTAACCTTTAGTTGTTAGTCGTTCACTTTTTCTTGAACCTGGTATCACGTAGTTCCTTGTCCCTCTCCAGAACTCCTCTTCAACCTCCGGTGGTAAGTCATACTCCACTGGGTCCCTAATTCCATTAATCTTGAATGCTAACCTACGCATGTAGCATGGCCCACACCGACCGCAGTGCTTAGGACCCTTATCGTAGCAGCTCCAAGTTAAGTGAAGTGGTGCGTTAACTTCTAGGCCTAGTTTCACGATCTCATGCTTAACCAAGTGTCCCACTGGCATTAGTAATTCAACATGCTTATTTGGGCCTACTGCATACGGCATTACCTGATTAAGGAGCCTTATGAACTCCATTTCATTATCAGGGTAAGCCCCTGATTCCTCTAGGTTAACTCCAGTGGCTACGTAGTCGTAACCCATTGCCTCAGCTATGGCCACGGCTAAGGCTATGAAGACTAGGTTCCTTGCTGGGACCCATTCGTGGGCGAATTCAGCACCATTAATACCACTCCTCCTCCTATTAATCTCACCCTCACCGAGTAATGGTGAGTGCCTAACTATCTTGAAGAAGTCCATGTTAACCTCAAGTAATGGCACATTAAGGAACTCTGCAATTCTCCTAACAGCCCTATCCTCGGGACCCTCCGCAACATGACCGTAGTTAAAATGCAGCAGTGTAACGTCATAACCCTGTTTAATCAATTGCGTTGCCGCAGTTGTAGAATCCAATCCCCCACTAGCCACCACAAGCACTCTCCTAGGCTTACCCTGTTCATCCCTCCACAGCCTTAATACACGCCACTCCCCATCCCTAGTTACTTCAATTACACTGTATGGTTCAATTCTCTTGATTACGTTAGCATCCCATGGTGGTTTATCAGGGTCTTCAAGGTACGTATCCAAGCTCGAGAAGAAGAGCGCGTTTAATTCCCTATCCCACATGACGTATAGGGGCTTGAAGTTAACGGCAAGCCAAAGCTTACCTGGTCTTCTCCTATCAATAATGGCTAGTGCAAAGGACCCCACTACCTCATCCCTAAGTATTCTTTGAAGACCCTCAAGTGAACCATCCCAAGCCTTCTCAAGTAGGGGTGGTAGTATTGATGAGTCTATTTTACTGATTTTCCTTATCCCATACTTACCCTCAAGCTCAACATCATTGGCGATAGTGCCGTTGTGTGAAACAACCACATATTCACTAATCATTGGTTGAATATCATTAAGCCCCTTTTCCTTAACATACTCTGTCGTTGGCTCAGCCCTATTATTAGCTATAGCCACTACAGTATCAGTATCCAGTATCCTTGGATAATTAGGTAGGGTTTCACTGGCCTTACCCAGTGATTTAATCGACTTAATTTCCCCATTCCTACTCATGGTTACAATACCCCAACTATCCCTACCCCTCTCCTCAGCCCTCATCACAATACTCCTTAACTTACCCTCAATAC
Protein-coding sequences here:
- a CDS encoding 7-cyano-7-deazaguanine synthase; its protein translation is MVECSVSGVLVFGELDETRVRGIEGKLRSIVMRAEERGRDSWGIVTMSRNGEIKSIKSLGKASETLPNYPRILDTDTVVAIANNRAEPTTEYVKEKGLNDIQPMISEYVVVSHNGTIANDVELEGKYGIRKISKIDSSILPPLLEKAWDGSLEGLQRILRDEVVGSFALAIIDRRRPGKLWLAVNFKPLYVMWDRELNALFFSSLDTYLEDPDKPPWDANVIKRIEPYSVIEVTRDGEWRVLRLWRDEQGKPRRVLVVASGGLDSTTAATQLIKQGYDVTLLHFNYGHVAEGPEDRAVRRIAEFLNVPLLEVNMDFFKIVRHSPLLGEGEINRRRSGINGAEFAHEWVPARNLVFIALAVAIAEAMGYDYVATGVNLEESGAYPDNEMEFIRLLNQVMPYAVGPNKHVELLMPVGHLVKHEIVKLGLEVNAPLHLTWSCYDKGPKHCGRCGPCYMRRLAFKINGIRDPVEYDLPPEVEEEFWRGTRNYVIPGSRKSERLTTKG